From the genome of Impatiens glandulifera chromosome 9, dImpGla2.1, whole genome shotgun sequence, one region includes:
- the LOC124914757 gene encoding 1-acyl-sn-glycerol-3-phosphate acyltransferase 2-like, with translation MAAIAAAAVIVPLGVLFLISGLVVNLLQAICFVLVRPFSKNTHRRINRVVAELLWLQLVWLVDWWSGVQINLFTDSETFRKMGEEHALVICNHKSDIDWLVGWILAQRSGCLGSALAVMKKSSKLLPVIGWSMWFSEYLFLERNWAKDESTLKTGLQRLSDFPQPFWLALFVEGTRFTKAKLLAAQEYAASMGLPVPRNVLIPRTKGFVSAVTHMRSFVPAVYEVTVAIPKTSPPPTMLGLFKGQPSVVNVHLKRHLMKDLPGTEDEVAQWCRDIFIEKDKMLDKHNEDDTFPDQKQNMGRPLISLVVIVSWACLLVFGAIKFMQWSNLLSSWKGIGVSAIGLGVVTFLMQILIQFSQSERSNPAKVSAPSNIKPKNVVEPSPTTQNDKPH, from the exons ATGGCAGCAATTGCAGCGGCAGCTGTTATCGTCCCGCTCGGTGTTCTTTTTCTCATCTCCGGTCTCGTGGTTAATCTTTTGCAG GCAATTTGCTTCGTTCTTGTTCGACCATTTTCAAAGAACACTCACAGAAGGATCAATAGAGTGGTTGCAGAGCTGTTGTGGTTGCAGCTGGTTTGGCTTGTAGATTGGTGGTCAGGGGTTCAG ATTAATCTTTTCACAGATTCAGAAACTTTTAGGAAAATGG GGGAAGAGCATGCACTTGTCATATGTAATCACAAAAGTGATATAGATTGGCTCGTTGGATGGATTTTGGCTCAG AGATCAGGCTGCCTTGGGAGTGCACTAGCTGTCATGAAGAAATCATCAAAACTTCTTCCA GTAATAGGTTGGTCAATGTGGTTTTCTGAATATCTATTTCTCGAAAGAAACTGGGCTAAAGATGAAAGTACATTAAAG ACAGGTCTTCAGCGACTGAGTGATTTCCCTCAGCCATTTTGGTTGGCACTTTTTGTGGAGGGTACTCGCTTCACAAAGGCAAAGCTTTTGGCTGCTCAAGAGTATGCTGCTTCAATGGGATTGCCAGTTCCAAGAAATGTTTTGATCCCTCGTACTAAG GGGTTTGTTTCTGCTGTAACTCATATGCGCTCTTTTGTTCCTGCGGTCTATGAAGTAACAGTTGCCATACCTAAAACTTCTCCTCCACCCACAATGTTAGGACTCTTCAAGGGGCAGCCATCTGTG GTTAATGTGCATCTGAAGCGTCATTTGATGAAGGATTTGCCTGGAACAGAAGATGAAGTTGCACAATGGTGTAGAGACATATTTATTGAGAAG GATAAAATGTTGGACAAGCATAACGAGGATGATACATTCCCggatcaaaaacaaaatatgggACGTCCACTCATTTCTCTTGTG GTGATTGTGTCGTGGGCATGTCTGCTTGTGTTTGGGGCAATTAAATTCATGCAGTGGTCGAACCTTCTATCCTCATGGAAAGGTATCGGTGTATCAGCAATCGGATTGGGTGTGGTTACATTTCTCATGCAGATCTTGATTCAATTCTCTCAGTCCGAGCGCTCAAATCCAGCCAAGGTTTCAGCCCCATCTAATATTAAGCCCAAGAATGTTGTGGAGCCTTCGCCAACTACACAAAATGATAAACCACACTAA
- the LOC124914763 gene encoding zinc transporter 5-like: protein MNNKNGFLRLRCGKTVSSFFIIIIIIQTLFLPSLVLGQCNSTDANAGPPHDRKDSLKYKIGGIASILTAGAIGISLPLVGRKFHALSPESDIFFMIKAFAAGVILATAFIHILPAAFDGLGSPCLKENPWRDFPFAGLVAMMASIGTLMVDSLATGFYKRIHGKKKTQQVDTIGDEEGAVAGAGTTHVHVHGAMEAHESKITRLRIISQVLEVGIIVHSLIIGISLGASGKPGVIKSLLAALSFHQFFEGMGLGACISQARFRHVSTAGMAVFFSLTTPIGIGVGIGVSSVYSEGSSTALIVEGIFESASAGILIYMALVDLLAADFMDPRLQNNVRLQLGANLSLILGAGCMSALAKWV, encoded by the exons ATGAACAACAAAAATGGGTTCTTAAGGTTACGATGTGGGAAAACAgtttcttctttctttattattatcattattattcaGACTCTGTTTCTCCCATCTCTGGTTCTAGGACAATGCAACTCCACCGACGCCAACGCCGGTCCACCCCACGACAGAAAAGACTCCTTGAAGTACAAGATCGGAGGAATCGCCTCCATCCTGACGGCGGGAGCCATCGGAATCAGCTTACCCTTGGTCGGAAGAAAATTCCACGCCCTCAGTCCAGAAAGCGATATATTCTTCATGATTAAAGCATTCGCCGCCGGTGTGATTCTAGCTACAGCTTTCATTCACATACTTCCGGCTGCATTCGACGGGTTAGGATCACCTTGTCTGAAGGAAAACCCCTGGAGAGATTTTCCATTCGCCGGACTTGTCGCCATGATGGCATCCATAGGGactttgatggttgattcgttGGCTACTGGTTTTTATAAGAGAATACATGGAAAGAAGAAAACCCAACAGGTGGATACAATTGGAGATGAGGAGGGCGCCGTCGCCGGCGCCGGCACCACTCATGTTCATGTTCATGGGGCCATGGAAGCTCATGAATCTAAGATTACCCGTCTTCGAATTATATCACAG GTATTGGAAGTGGGTATTATAGTTCATTCTCTGATCATTGGTATATCTCTTGGAGCTTCGGGCAAACCCGGTGTGATAAAATCACTTCTGGCGGCTCTGTCTTTCCATCAGTTCTTCGAAGGAATGGGACTAGGCGCTTGCATCTCCCAGGCGAGATTCAGGCATGTGTCGACGGCGGGGATGGCGGTGTTCTTTTCTTTGACAACGCCAATAGGAATTGGTGTGGGAATTGGAGTATCGAGCGTTTATAGCGAAGGAAGCTCGACGGCTCTGATTGTTGAGGGGATATTTGAATCAGCGTCGGCGGGGATCTTGATCTATATGGCTTTGGTTGATCTATTGGCAGCAGATTTTATGGACCCGAGGCTTCAGAACAATGTAAGGCTTCAGCTTGGGGCTAATCTATCTCTTATACTTGGAGCTGGTTGCATGTCTGCTTTGGCTAAGTGGGTTTAG
- the LOC124913800 gene encoding inosine-5'-monophosphate dehydrogenase 2-like yields MAGVVIDDGFPADKLFRQGYSYTYDDVIFLPHYIDFPTDSVNLSTKLSRNLSLSTPCVASPMDTISEAPMAIAMAALGGISIVHSNNSSSDQASIVRSAKSRRIPSVSDLVIKSPFDTIDSVQEFDSSPCILVTKSGTRKSELIGFVMKSDWESLGNREIVVSEYMQKSSVSAPSDYTLEEAASFLAAKNLEFVPLVSKEDEEVVGLVTEADIERIRGFPKLGTPSTGADGRFMVGVSIGTRESDKERLEQLVKAGADVIVLDSSQGNSIYQMDMIKYAKRTYPALDVIGGNVVTMYQAQNLIQAGADGLRVGMGSGSICTTQEVCAVGRGQATAVYKVSSIAEQYGVPVIADGGISNSGHIVKALVLGASTVMMGSFLAGSNEAPGAYEYQNGCRVKKYRGMGSLEAMTKGSDARYLGDTAKLKIAQGVVGAVKDKGSVLKFIPYTMQAVKQGFQDLGASSLQSAHDLLRSSVLRLEVRTGAAQVEGGIHGLVSYEKKSF; encoded by the exons ATGGCCGGAGTTGTAATAGACGACGGTTTTCCTGCGGATAAGCTTTTCCGGCAAGGATACTCCTACACATACGACGATGTCATCTTCCTTCCCCATTACATCGACTTCCCCACCGACTCTGTCAACCTTTCTACCAAGCTCTCACGCAATCTCTCTCTGTCTACCCCTTGTGTCGCCTCTCCTATGGATACCATCTCTGAAGCTCCCATGGCCATAGCCATGGCTGCCCTCGGAGGAATTTCCATAGTCCATTCAAACAACTCCTCTTCCGACCAGGCCTCCATTGTCCGATCCGCCAAGTCCCGCCGCATCCCATCCGTCTCAGATTTGGTTATTAAATCCCCTTTTGATACCATTGattcggttcaagagtttgacTCATCTCCTTGCATTCTTGTCACCAAGTCTGGAACCAGGAAATCTGAACTCATCGGCTTCGTCATGAAATCAGATTGGGAATCTCTTGGAAACAGAGAGATTGTAGTCTCTGAATATATGCAGAAATCTTCGGTTTCAGCTCCGTCAGATTACACTCTTGAGGAAGCTGCTTCATTTTTGGCAGCAAAGAATCTTGAATTTGTGCCTTTGGTGAGCAAAGAAGATGAGGAGGTTGTGGGTTTGGTTACAGAGGCTGATATAGAAAGAATTCGCGGCTTCCCGAAGCTGGGAACTCCGTCTACTGGAGCTGATGGGAGATTTATGGTGGGAGTTTCAATTGGAACGAGAGAATCAGATAAGGAGAGGTTAGAGCAGCTGGTGAAGGCTGGGGCAGATGTTATTGTATTGGATAGCTCACAGGGGAACTCAATTTATCAGATGGACATGATAAAATATGCAAAGAGAACTTATCCTGCACTGGATGTTATTGGTGGAAATGTAGTGACAATGTATCAAGCACAGAACTTGATTCAAGCTGGGGCTGATGGGCTGAGAGTAGGCATGGGGTCTGGCTCCATTTGCACCACACAGGAGGTCTGTGCTGTTGGCAGAGGACAG GCTACGGCAGTTTACAAAGTTTCATCTATTGCTGAACAATATGGAGTACCTGTAATTGCTGATGGTGGAATTTCAAATTCTGGTCATATTGTCAAGGCTTTAGTTCTAGGTGCTTCAACTGTTATGATGGGAAGTTTCTTAGCCGGAAGCAATGAGGCTCCAGGAGCTTATGAATATCAG AATGGTTGCagagtaaaaaaatatagaggAATGGGATCTCTAGAAGCCATGACGAAAGGGAGTGATGCACGATACTTGGGGGACACGGCTAAGTTAAAGATAGCTCAGGGAGTAGTTGGAGCTGTAAAAGACAAAGGCTCGGTTCTAAAGTTCATACCCTACACGATGCAGGCAGTAAAGCAGGGATTCCAGGATCTAGGTGCATCGTCTCTACAATCAGCTCATGACCTTCTAAGATCATCTGTGTTGAGGCTCGAG GTCCGAACCGGAGCTGCACAAGTTGAAGGTGGAATCCACGGGCTTGTGTCGTATGAGAAGAAATCCTTCTGA
- the LOC124913799 gene encoding serine/threonine-protein kinase AGC1-7-like produces MNLAAKNNSKPDGHEDSRNLEIKSNVINNGPDGNQSSMSANNKGAAAGGDQSGKPGLPNFGRASVNGNRSDSIESTSGHLKPHTGGDIRWDAVNLASKDSPIGLSHFRLLKRLGYGDIGSVYLVELRGSNTFFAMKVMDKGSLASRNKLLRAQTEREILGLLDHPFLPTLYSYFETDKFYCLVMEFCSGGNLHTLRQKQPNKHFTEEAARFYVTEILLAMEYLHMLGVVYRDLKPENVLVRDEGHIMLSDFDLSLRCSVSPTLVKSSPSQNSNGGAGGGGSGGIIEDESTVQGCIQPSGFFSRNILSSKKNRKSKSDFGLLGGGSLPELMAEPTNVRSMSFVGTHEYLAPEIVRGEGHGSAVDWWTLGIFLYELLHGTTPFKGAGNRATLVNVVGQPLRFPDSPQVSGTARDLIKGLLVKEPAKRIAYRRGATEIKQHPFFEGVNWALVRSAIPPHIPEPVDFAIYANKDGGQMPGEKKMPEMGGGPEKNKNTHPNEASSSSHTDFEYF; encoded by the exons ATGAATCTGGCTGCCAAGAACAATTCTAAGCCAGATGGACACGAAGATTCTAGAAACTTGGAGATAAAAAGTAATGTGATTAACAATGGACCAGACGGGAATCAATCTTCTATGTCAGCTAATAATAAGGGGGCGGCGGCAGGAGGTGATCAATCCGGCAAACCGGGTTTGCCGAATTTTGGGAGAGCAAGTGTAAATGGGAACCGTAGTGACAGTATTGAAAGCACGAGTGGACATTTAAAGCCCCATACTGGTGGGGATATTCGTTGGGATGCTGTTAACTTGGCTTCAAAAGATTCACCAATTGGTCTTAGCCATTTTAGGCTTCTGAAACGTCTTGGATATGGAGACATTGGTAGTGTCTATCTTGTTGAGCTCAGAGGAAGCAACACTTTCTTTGCAATGAAAGTCATGGACAAAGGATCTCTTGCTAGTAGAAACAAACTTCTTAGAGCTCAAACGGAAAGGGAGATTCTTGGTCTTCTTGACCATCCATTTCTTCCTACTTTATACTCTTATTTTGAGACTGACAAGTTCTATTGCTTGGTCATGGAGTTCTGCAGTGGTGGTAATCTTCATACCCTTCGTCAAAAACAACCAAATAAGCATTTCACTGAAGAAGCTGCCAG GTTTTATGTGACTGAGATACTGTTGGCAATGGAGTATCTACACATGTTGGGTGTAGTATACAGGGATTTGAAACCAGAAAATGTATTGGTAAGAGATGAAGGTCACATAATGCTGTCTGACTTTGATCTCTCCCTGCGATGCTCCGTCAGTCCAACCCTTGTCAAATCATCCCCTTCCCAGAACAGCAACGGCGGTGCCGGCGGTGGCGGTTCCGGTGGTATTATAGAAGATGAATCTACAGTTCAAGGTTGTATTCAACCATCAGGGTTTTTCTCACGCAACATCCTATCATCAAAGAAGAATCGGAAATCCAAATCTGATTTTGGACTGTTAGGTGGTGGATCACTACCGGAGCTGATGGCAGAGCCGACCAACGTCCGATCAATGTCGTTTGTCGGAACCCACGAGTATTTAGCTCCTGAGATCGTACGAGGAGAGGGTCATGGTAGTGCGGTGGACTGGTGGACGTTGGGGATCTTTCTATACGAACTGTTGCACGGCACGACCCCGTTCAAGGGTGCCGGAAACCGTGCGACGCTTGTGAACGTGGTCGGACAGCCGTTGAGGTTTCCTGATAGTCCACAGGTAAGTGGGACTGCTCGTGATCTGATTAAAGGGCTTTTGGTTAAAGAACCGGCTAAGAGAATCGCGTATAGAAGGGGTGCTACTGAAATAAAGCAGCATCCTTTCTTTGAAGGGGTGAATTGGGCGTTGGTTAGGAGTGCTATTCCGCCGCACATACCGGAGCCGGTGGATTTCGCCATTTATGCTAATAAAGATGGAGGTCAGATGCCAGGGGAGAAGAAGATGCCGGAAATGGGAGGAGGACCTGAGAAAAACAAGAACACACACCCCAATgaagcttcttcttcttcacacaCTGATTTTGAGTACTTTTAG
- the LOC124915387 gene encoding ABC transporter D family member 2, chloroplastic, with amino-acid sequence MAPSCTCISRPPPPPPSHSRLRKSINAITPIPIFSNSNLQSVSMTSTRSLLTPPKRKYKRISPASAADSSSQPEIADGERKLTDLPTLARRFWKVAAPYWFSDDKVQGRIQLAAVFALTLGTTGISVGFNFLGRDFYNALANKDQEQFTKQLFYYLAAFAGGIPFFVLRDYSKEVLSLRWRSWMTSYYMDRYLKNQTFYKIQSQSIIDNPDQRIVDDLSSFTATALSFSLTMVNAAVDLISFSNILFGIYPPLFVVLILYSIGGTAISIFLGRGLVSLNFLQEKKEADFRFGLVRVRENAESIAFYGGEGNELQLLLQRFRSAYENLTRLLISSRNLEFFTSGYRYLIQILPAAVVAPMYFSGKIEFGVINQSVSAFNHILGDFSLIVFQFQSISAFSAIIDRLGEFDDVLDGSSSRNGSDAPEEIHTSYCNMKSETSSETNGSLDTNQALLNIESLTLQAPRSETTLLRDFSITIYEKDHLLVTGPSGSGKTSLLRAIAGLWNTGRGKITFYTRNDDDLQPNDQQPSLILDVYNNDTEKRRLSGVFFLPQRPYMVLGTLRQQLLYPTWFEDSIAFQDKQGSLPFLMDGSKGNVNNNNNTKSSERPTTSDLLKALDDVRLGYILARFDGLDTICEWSSVLSLGEQQRLAFARLLLSKPYLALLDESTSALDEANETHLYKMIEEAGITYVSIGHRSSLYKHHNKILHILKEDDDPSSMKPNWYVIDSSIDQEDTLKQYKPSTN; translated from the exons ATGGCGCCGTCTTGTACTTGTATATctcgtcctcctcctccacctccttctcATAGTCGTCTTCGCAAGAGCATTAACGCTATTACGCCAATTCCGATCTTCTCCAATTCAAATCTACAATCTGTTTCAATGACGTCCACTCGCAGTTTATTAACTCCACCAAAACGCAAATACAAGCGTATTTCTCCCGCATCCGCCGCCGATTCTTCCTCTCAGCCGGAGATAGCG GATGGAGAGCGGAAGCTGACTGATCTCCCAACACTTGCTAGAAGATTCTGGAAAGTTGCTGCTCCATACTGGTTCTCTGATGATAAAGTTCAAGGGAGAATACAGCTTGCTGCTGTATTTGCTCTCACATTAGGGACTACAGGTATCAGTGTTGGCTTCAACTTTCTTGGACGTGACTTCTACAATGCCCTTGCCA ACAAGGATCAAGAACAGTTCACGAAGCAACTATTTTACTATCTTGCTGCATTTGCTGGTGGAATTCCG TTTTTTGTTCTGAGAGACTATAGCAAGGAAGTACTTTCATTGAGATGGAGGTCTTGGATGACAAGTTATTATATGGATAGATACCTGAAGAATCAGACATTCTACAAGATACAATCTCAATCGATAATTGACAATCCAGATCAGCGGATTGTTGATGATCTAAGTTCTTTTACTGCAACAGCTCTTTCATTCTCCTTGACAATGGTTAATGCAGCAGTAGACTTGATATCATTTAGCAACATTCTGTTTGGAATCTATCCGCCATTGTTTGTTGTACTCATTCTATATTCAATTGGTGGGACAGCAATTAGCATTTTCCTCGGGAGG GGACTGGTTTCTCTTAACTTTTTGCAAGAGAAAAAAGAAGCAGATTTCCGTTTTGGACTTGTACGAGTTCGAGAAAATGCTGAATCTATCGCATTTTATGGTGGCGAGGGAAATGAATTGCAACTATTGTTGCAGCGTTTCAGAAGTGCCTACGAGAATTTAACG AGATTATTGATCAGTTCTCGAAACTTGGAGTTCTTCACCAGTGGCTATCGCTACCTAATACAAATTCTTCCAGCTGCAGTTGTTGCACCAATGTATTTCTCAGGAAAGATAGAATTTGGCGTCATAAATCAGTCTGTTTCGGCTTTTAATCACATTCTTGGAGATTTCTCTCTCATTGTATTCCAATTCCAGTCAATTAGTGCCTTCTCAGCAATCATTGATAGGTTGG GTGAATTTGATGATGTCTTGGACGGAAGCAGCTCTAGAAATGGCTCTGATGCCCCTGAAGAGATTCATACTTCTTACTGCAATATGAAAAGTGAGACATCTTCAGAGACAAATGGGTCCTTGGACACCAACCAAGCATTGCTCAACATTGAGAGCTTGACTCTACAGGCACCAAGAAGCGAAACAACACTACTTAGGGACTTTTCAATAACCATATATGAGAAGGATCATCTGCTG GTCACGGGACCAAGTGGGAGTGGTAAGACTTCTTTGTTGAGAGCTATTGCTGGCCTTTGGAACACCGGCAGGGGGAAGATTACATTCTACACAAGAAATGATGACGATCTACAGCCGAACGATCAACAACCAAGTTTGATCCTTGACGTATATAATAATGATACTGAAAAACGCAGATTGAGTGGTGTATTCTTCCTTCCTCAAAGACCATATATGGTTTTGGGAACTCTACGTCAACAGTTGCTTTATCCAACATGGTTTGAAGATTCAATAGCCTTCCAAGACAAACAAG GGTCACTTCCTTTTCTGATGGATGGAAGCAAAGgaaatgttaataataataataatacaaagtcGTCAGAAAGGCCAACAACAAGTGATCTCCTTAAAGCATTGGATGATGTTCGCCTTGGCTACATACTAGCTCGTTTCGACGGTCTTGATACGATATGTGAATGGTCTAGTGTTCTTTCTCTCGGTGAGCAGCAGCGTCTTGCTTTTGCTCGTCTGTTACTTTCTAAACCGTACCTGGCTCTTCTAGACGAATCCACCAGTGCTTTAGATGAAGCCAATGAG ACGCACTTATATAAGATGATTGAAGAAGCGGGTATCACCTATGTAAGCATAGGCCATAGAAGCAGTCTGTACAAACATCATAATAAGATCCTACATATACTAAAGGAAGATGATGATCCCTCAAGCATGAAGCCCAACTGGTATGTCATTGATTCCTCCATTGATCAAGAAGATACCTTGAAGCAATACAAACCCTCTACAAATTAA
- the LOC124915388 gene encoding 4-hydroxyphenylpyruvate dioxygenase has translation MGGQVTDDATAPTTLTTGMESFHLVGYANFVRANPKSDRFKVKKFHHIEFWCLDATNAARRFSWGLGMPIVAKSDLSTGNSTHASYLLRSGDFSLLFTAPYSPTISSSSPSIPTFDFSACRSFCYSHGLAVRSIAIEVDDAQQAFSTSVANGAKPSSPPILLDHGRAVIAEVHLYGDVVLRYISYNNTEQEEGIDSRFLPGFEPMEETSSYPLLDFGIRRLDHAVGNVPVLAPVVDYLKGFTGFHEFAEFTADDVGTSESGLNSVVLANNDEMVLFPLNEPVYGTKRKSQIQTYLEHNEGPGVQHLALMSEDIFRTLKEMRKRSGLGGFEFMPSPPPTYYRNLKNRAGDVLTDEQIKECEELGILVDRDDQGTLLQIFTKPVGDRPTIFIEIIQRVGCVVEDNTGKPYQKGGCGGFGKGNFSELFKSIEDYEKTLEAKCITHPAT, from the exons ATGGGCGGGCAAGTAACCGACGATGCCACGGCGCCGACCACTCTAACTACTGGAATGGAAAGCTTCCATCTGGTAGGTTATGCCAATTTCGTCCGCGCCAATCCTAAATCAGACCGTTTCAAAGTGAAGAAATTCCATCACATCGAATTCTGGTGCTTAGACGCCACCAATGCCGCCCGCCGCTTTTCCTGGGGTTTGGGAATGCCCATCGTTGCTAAATCCGACCTCTCCACTGGTAACTCCACCCATGCCTCCTACCTTCTCCGGTCAGGGGACTTCTCTCTCCTCTTCACCGCTCCTTACTCCCCCACCATTTCTTCCTCCTCCCCTTCCATCCCCACCTTCGATTTCTCCGCCTGCCGCTCCTTCTGCTACTCCCACGGCCTCGCCGTCCGTTCAATAGCAATCGAGGTCGACGATGCCCAACAAGCATTCTCCACAAGCGTGGCTAACGGCGCCAAACCTTCATCTCCCCCTATCCTACTCGACCACGGCCGCGCCGTCATCGCCGAAGTCCATCTCTACGGCGACGTGGTATTGCGTTACATCAGCTATAATAATACAGAGCAAGAGGAGGGAATCGATTCACGGTTCTTGCCAGGGTTCGAGCCAATGGAAGAAACATCATCCTACCCTTTGCTAGATTTCGGCATCCGACGGCTAGACCATGCCGTCGGGAACGTGCCAGTCTTAGCTCCGGTGGTTGATTACCTGAAAGGGTTCACTGGATTTCACGAGTTTGCGGAATTCACGGCGGATGACGTGGGGACGAGCGAGAGCGGGTTGAATTCTGTGGTGCTTGCTAACAACGACGAGATGGTTCTGTTTCCGTTGAACGAGCCGGTGTATGGAACCAAGAGGAAGAGTCAGATACAGACGTACCTGGAGCATAACGAAGGTCCTGGAGTGCAGCATCTAGCGCTAATGAGTGAAGACATATTCAGAACATTGAAAGAGATGAGGAAGAGGAGTGGATTAGGTGGGTTCGAGTTCATGCCTTCTCCACCACCCACTTATTACCGGAATTTAAAGAACAGGGCCGGAGATGTGTTGACCGATGAACAGATAAAGGAATGTGAGGAATTGGGTATCTTGGTTGATCGCGATGATCAAGGCACTTTGCTTCAGATTTTCACTAAACCCGTCGGCGACAG GCCAACAATCTTCATAGAGATAATTCAGAGAGTTGGCTGTGTGGTCGAGGACAACACAGGCAAGCCTTACCAAAAGGGTGGGTGTGGAGGTTTCGGAAAAGGGAACTTTTCCGAGCTTTTCAAATCAATTGAAGATTACGAGAAGACACTCGAAGCTAAATGCATTACTCACCCTGCCACCTGA
- the LOC124916237 gene encoding B3 domain-containing protein REM10-like translates to MKTKTISAIVATASVAALTTVFGYDPHFFQPLLPGFQNGINIPEAFMMRYLNEELKKRSRDVPVIIRKHNREWVIHLRGRRLEKGWPEFVDSYYSFPDSGDKKKMDVGDIVIFKHKGNLVFEVSVYDANTSLEKLPYHHPNKHNNQSINKKRKKNEMMKNPEEFENNQKKRKSMTAAESKSNILSPVYEVNITLRNMKRNMQYLPRKLVSENGLERNCNMKLDYEKGRSCVVEAKFYPSKSYSYITKGWTDFQTKNHLKPEDRIKFQLIKNGQIPHFRVTKVQKKNDHKELMITQKKKKIEADKKRKRVYPYFDTFIRLSNLEKKKLYVPIGFVRENGLERHFKMIVKNERGRKWEADARFSAGKSYFYITKEGWDSFLIVNGLKIGDCLRKLVDDDEDEEGKVNVN, encoded by the exons ATGAAGACAAAAACAATCTCCGCCATCGTCGCCACCGCCTCCGTCGCTGCCCTCACCACCGTCTTTGGATACGATCCTCACTTTTTCCAGCCCCTCCTCCCCGGATTCCAAAACGGGATT AACATTCCAGAAGCATTCATGATGAGATACTTAAACGAAGAGTTGAAAAAGAGGAGTAGAGATGTCCCCGTAATAATCAGAAAGCATAACAGAGAGTGGGTGATTCATCTCAGAGGCCGGAGACTCGAGAAGGGTTGGCCGGAGTTTGTTGATTCGTACTACTCGTTTCCCGATTCCGGCGACAAGAAGAAGATGGACGTTGGTGACATCGTAATATTCAAACACAAAGGAAACCTAGTATTCGAAGTGTCTGTTTATGATGCCAACACAAGTTTAGAAAAATTACCATATCACCACCCGAATAAACATAATAATCAGTCAATAAacaagaaaaggaagaagaatgAGATGATGAAAA ATCCAGAGGAGTTTGAGAATAATCAGAAAAAGAGGAAATCCATGACTGCAGCagaatcaaaatcaaatattctCTCCCCTGTTTACGAAGTAAACATTACGTTGCGTAACATGAAAAGAAATATGCAg TACCTTCCAAGAAAATTGGTTAGTGAGAATGGACTAGAAAGGAACTGTAATATGAAATTGGATTATGAAAAAGGGAGGAGCTGTGTAGTAGAAGCAAAATTTTACCCTAGCAAATCATATTCCTACATTACAAAGGGTTGGACAGATTTCCAAACTAAGAATCACTTAAAGCCTGAAGATCGCATCAAATTTCAACTTATCAAGAATGGCCAAATACCTCATTTTCGTGTTACT AAGGTGCAGAAGAAGAATGATCATAAAGAGCTGATGATCA cccagaagaagaagaagattgaggctgataaaaagagaaaaagggTTTACCCTTATTTCGACACATTCATCCGGTTGAGCAACTTGGAAAAGAAAAAACTG TACGTGCCAATAGGTTTTGTTAGAGAGAATGGGTTAGAAAGACACTTCAAGATGATAGTGAAAAACGAGAGAGGAAGGAAGTGGGAAGCAGATGCAAGATTCAGTGCAGGAAAATCATATTTCTACATTACAAAGGAGGGTTGGGATAGCTTCCTAATTGTCAATGGCCTAAAGATTGGAGATTGCTTGAG AAAGttggttgatgatgatgaagatgaagagggCAAAGTGAATGTTAATTAG